A window of Aquitalea denitrificans contains these coding sequences:
- a CDS encoding methyl-accepting chemotaxis protein yields the protein MKSLRSKLIAFNALLMALFGLVLVLIVFIQMRGEILSGLNHEFDSALKGQGSVVKTWLDDKKQQITAQASAAEEADALRFLKVGARAGFNVNYAGYADGRSVFSDDWVAPADYKVNTRDWYQQAVAAGKAVVTEPYVDEASKKLTITVAAPIRQADRTLGVAGGDVFVDSLVKSVLSLQVRGNGYAFITDGKGTILAHPQAGLTLKPISQLAPELTSARLAELASSNSLQRVVLDGQDMLLSVQRIPDSDWLIGLATHRDAILAPLNTLLLSVAGLSVLVFALLTPLASVLLGRMLGGLVALKNAMQDIAHGEGDLTLRLQLKGKDEIAATAEAFNQFVSQLAILFRGLRDDAGGVVQGVGQVSTQVLDVAERARSISDMSSSNAATLEQITVSIAHIADNAREADQLASATGQGLESGAQGMHQLAEGMESTVQSVRSLESMLAALEQRSLQISGITDVIRDIADQTNLLALNAAIEAARAGEQGRGFAVVADEVRKLAERTAQATVQIAGMVTAIRSETGKAVGDVQQTVTVVNDGVLLTQQAVANIQSIRHSMLEVVGKMSEISHSTQEQHNASTLIAQSSEQINSRVLENDAMLQQASDTLQGLAGKAGQMNGEFAKFRL from the coding sequence ATGAAATCCTTGCGCAGCAAACTGATTGCTTTCAATGCCTTGTTGATGGCCTTGTTCGGCCTGGTATTGGTGCTGATTGTCTTCATCCAGATGCGGGGCGAGATACTGAGCGGCCTGAATCACGAGTTTGATTCGGCGCTGAAGGGGCAGGGCAGCGTGGTGAAAACCTGGCTGGATGACAAGAAACAGCAGATCACGGCCCAGGCCAGCGCGGCGGAGGAGGCGGACGCCCTGCGCTTTCTCAAGGTAGGGGCGCGGGCCGGTTTCAATGTCAATTATGCAGGCTATGCCGATGGGCGCTCGGTGTTCTCCGATGACTGGGTTGCGCCCGCCGATTACAAGGTCAACACGCGCGACTGGTATCAGCAGGCCGTGGCGGCTGGCAAGGCAGTAGTGACCGAGCCCTATGTGGATGAAGCCAGCAAGAAACTCACCATTACCGTGGCCGCGCCGATTCGCCAGGCAGACCGCACACTGGGTGTGGCCGGTGGTGATGTGTTTGTCGACAGCCTGGTGAAGTCGGTGTTGTCCCTGCAGGTGCGTGGTAATGGCTATGCCTTCATCACCGATGGCAAGGGCACCATCCTGGCCCATCCGCAGGCCGGGTTGACGCTCAAGCCCATCAGCCAGCTGGCACCGGAGCTGACCAGCGCCCGTCTGGCCGAGTTGGCAAGCAGCAACAGCCTGCAGCGGGTGGTGCTGGATGGCCAGGACATGCTGCTGTCGGTGCAGCGGATCCCCGACAGCGACTGGCTGATTGGCTTGGCCACGCACCGCGATGCCATCCTGGCACCGCTCAATACCCTGCTGCTGAGTGTCGCCGGCCTGAGCGTGCTGGTTTTTGCCCTACTCACTCCGCTGGCCAGCGTGTTGCTGGGGCGCATGCTGGGTGGACTGGTGGCGCTGAAAAATGCCATGCAGGACATTGCGCATGGCGAGGGTGATCTCACCTTGCGGCTGCAACTGAAGGGCAAGGACGAAATTGCGGCCACCGCCGAGGCCTTTAACCAGTTTGTCAGCCAACTGGCCATCCTGTTCCGTGGCCTGCGCGACGATGCTGGCGGGGTGGTGCAAGGGGTAGGGCAGGTTTCAACCCAGGTGCTGGATGTGGCCGAGCGCGCCCGCAGCATCTCCGACATGTCCTCTTCCAATGCCGCCACGCTGGAGCAGATTACCGTCAGTATTGCCCATATTGCGGATAACGCCCGTGAGGCTGACCAACTAGCCTCCGCTACCGGGCAGGGGCTGGAATCCGGTGCCCAGGGCATGCACCAACTGGCCGAGGGCATGGAAAGTACGGTGCAGTCGGTACGCTCGCTGGAAAGCATGCTGGCAGCACTGGAGCAGCGCTCGCTGCAGATTTCCGGTATTACCGATGTCATCCGCGATATCGCCGATCAGACCAATCTGCTGGCGCTCAATGCCGCCATCGAGGCCGCGCGCGCAGGTGAACAGGGCCGCGGCTTTGCCGTGGTGGCGGACGAGGTGCGCAAGCTGGCCGAACGCACTGCCCAAGCCACGGTGCAGATTGCCGGCATGGTTACCGCCATCCGCAGCGAAACCGGCAAGGCGGTGGGCGATGTACAGCAGACGGTGACGGTGGTGAACGACGGCGTGCTGCTGACCCAGCAGGCGGTGGCGAATATCCAGTCCATCCGCCACTCCATGCTGGAAGTGGTCGGCAAGATGTCGGAAATTTCCCATTCAACTCAGGAACAGCATAATGCCAGTACGTTGATCGCGCAGAGCTCGGAGCAGATCAACAGCCGGGTGCTGGAAAACGATGCCATGCTGCAGCAGGCCAGTGACACCCTGCAGGGTCTGGCTGGCAAGGCGGGGCAGATGAATGGAGAATTTGCCAAGTTCCGGCTGTAG